In Nicotiana tabacum cultivar K326 chromosome 11, ASM71507v2, whole genome shotgun sequence, a single window of DNA contains:
- the LOC107794198 gene encoding uncharacterized protein LOC107794198: MGRVEHDDFAGRAYRVERLRMHDHGVELGSEPYCMPHSGGMEQFSHRPRSLSPSLQREERPRRVSWRRSGLMDRDQDFSDRGDIMEPQLKSGLMRREVKFSDRGDIVELRLRHGLGDGDQDFSIRGDMMEPQLRSGLMERDEDFCDRGDIMEPQLRSGLMERDEDFSYRGDIMKPESRSGLVERNEEFSDRVNKMQPQLKSLAYRQGHEKKPGHHYQASLSSRDETRRRYDEFFDDEDRYEAAGSGVNYDYEYDSARSVQGRNVNRERVLGSMHHHGLDRQKLLELEDGSSRGGHTLPFDPQSTSKYVETARRPLSVHVHPQQIRLGDEVAHYPDPFLDKLSAIEMIEREERSRFHPKDVSHYLESASRSKDLAASSQYKERVTTSSGISRMNYAPVVQDDMHLLGDIHSRSSTKLRQPSYLNEYGENHSYNTLEEYAAGHKERTSYQYDKVSPPTGDNMDCLYPKGRPRDISDYDHSYERTSMLGQAVLDKGHARAPIYLEPLRENTDYAEFPRRDVINSSSWDHHSLTKQSVSMNLLDARSLVRSSQGQFYVDPGDINVDMRNVRESDIENLDVPCHEEIPRRRLDYHTSKDGHHISYVERWRRSPRHEHEMEMLGDRIQLKKIESGVIGPDCYPIRSVKRKYTLDEETMGHKSRQVVCSKWKKNITRNQDLDCRNEVWDDQDSSGLLSPESFEDDKWFRKAEKTYRGDLYGRVTSADGLLSYHSSINQGQRHLIRPYNPGKKQKVHENPSSLRPNVSIQCNRKHHLTKNVWIRGKDDKKTEGSDHIVEGLKDQVTCAKTELPEDSLEFKQLVNKFFLYSTKKLSESVSTQKRYKEQGRAGGLYCIVCPKSQSKEFTDTRALAKHCFMSKKLGLKAKHLGLHNAICVLMGWNNDAPPEGKLWAPVAVPAPTALAQKEDLILWPPVVVIHNCSVLVTGLDRRKVTTTEAVEDFLRGKGYSGGRMKVCLGKPGNGSVLLVKFLGTIPGFQDAEKLHYYFMGEERGRTDFGIATSSKGKGMNRNVKGDEVEELLLYGYLGIAEDLDKVDNDTKRKCLIKSKKEIHDFVDAPVNPVEGD; this comes from the exons atggggCGCGTTGAGCATGATGATTTTGCAGGACGAGCCTATAGGGTTGAGAGGTTAAGAATGCATGATCATGGAGTTGAATTGGGTTCTGAGCCTTACTGCATGCCTCATAGTGGGGGAATGGAACAGTTTTCACATAGGCCGAGGAGTCTGAGCCCGAGCCTTCAAAGAGAGGAAAGGCCCCGTCGAGTTAGTTGGCGTAGGAGCGGGTTAATGGATAGAGATCAAGATTTTAGTGATAGAGGTGATATAATGGAACCCCAGTTGAAGAGTGGATTAATGAGAAGAGAGGTAAAATTTAGTGATAGAGGTGATATAGTGGAGCTCCGGTTGAGGCATGGGTTAGGGGATGGAGATCAAGATTTTAGTATTAGAGGTGATATGATGGAACCTCAGTTGAGGAGTGGATTAATGGAAAGAGATGAAGATTTTTGTGATAGAGGTGATATAATGGAACCCCAGTTGAGGAGTGGATTAATGGAAAGAGATGAAGATTTTAGTTATAGAGGTGATATAATGAAGCCTGAATCTAGGAGTGGGTTGGTGGAGAGGAATGAAGAATTTAGTGATAGAGTTAACAAAATGCAGCCTCAGTTGAAGTCGCTTGCTTATCGACAAGGGCATGAGAAGAAGCCTGGACATCATTATCAGGCTTCTTTGAGTAGTAGGGATGAGACAAGGAGAAGATATGATGAGTTCTTTGATGATGAGGACAGATATGAAGCTGCAGGCAGTGGTGTAAATTATGATTATGAATATGATAGTGCTAGAAGTGTTCAAGGCCGTAATGTGAATCGCGAGAGAGTTTTGGGTAGTATGCATCATCATGGGTTGGACAGACAGAAACTGTTGGAATTGGAAGATGGGTCGAGCCGAGGAGGTCATACTTTGCCCTTTGACCCTCAATCTACCTCAAAATATGTGGAGACTGCAAGGAGGCCTTTATCGGTCCATGTGCATCCCCAACAGATTAGGCTTGGGGATGAGGTTGCTCATTATCCTGATCCTTTCCTTGATAAATTGTCGGCAATTGAAATGATTGAAAGAGAGGAAAGATCTAGATTTCATCCCAAGGATGTTTCACACTACTTGGAGTCAGCATCCCGGTCTAAGGATCTTGCTGCCTCCTCTCAGTATAAGGAACGTGTGACCACATCCTCTGGAATCTCTAGGATGAATTATGCCCCTGTGGTTCAAGATGATATGCATTTGCTTGGGGATATTCATTCAAGGAGTTCCACAAAGCTTAGACAACCATCATATCTGAAtgaatatggtgaaaatcacaGTTATAATACCCTTGAAGAATATGCAGCTGGGCATAAGGAACGGACAAGCTACCAGTATGATAAAGTTAGTCCGCCTACGGGTGACAATATGGATTGTTTATATCCTAAAGGTAGGCCAAGAGATATTAGCGATTATGATCATTCATATGAAAGAACTAGTATGCTTGGACAAGCAGTACTTGACAAAGGGCATGCTCGGGCACCAATTTATTTGGAACCCCTTAGAGAGAATACTGATTATGCTGAGTTTCCTCGAAGAGATGTCATTAACAGCAGTTCATGGGATCACCATTCATTGACCAAACAATCAGTTTCAATGAACCTTCTGGATGCCAGATCATTAGTGAGATCAAGCCAAGGTCAGTTTTATGTGGATCCTGGTGATATTAATGTTGATATGCGAAATGTAAGAGAATCAGACATAGAAAATTTGGATGTTCCCTGTCATGAAGAGATTCCTCGTAGGCGACTGGATTACCATACTAGCAAGGATGGACATCATATATCCTATGTTGAGAGGTGGAGGAGATCACCACGGCATGAACATGAAATGGAAATGCTTGGAGATAGGATACAATTAAAGAAAATTGAATCAGGTGTAATTGGCCCCGATTGTTATCCAATTAGGTCAGTAAAAAGGAAATACACATTAGATGAAGAAACAATGGGGCATAAGTCTAGACAGGTTGTGTGCAGTAAATGGAAGAAAAACATTACCAGAAATCAAGATTTAGATTGTAGAAACGAGGTGTGGGATGATCAAGACAGCAGTGGCTTACTGTCACCTGAGAGCTTTGAGGATGACAAATGGTTTAGAAAGGCAGAAAAGACATACAGAGGGGACCTTTACGGTAGAGTTACTAGCGCTGATGGCTTATTGTCGTATCACAGTTCAATAAATCAGGGGCAGAGGCACCTTATTAGACCATATAATCCTGGTAAAAAGCAAAAGGTGCATGAGAATCCCAGTTCACTGAGACCTAATGTTTCAATTCAATGTAATAGGAAACACCATCTAACAAAAAATGTTTGGATAAGAGGCAAAGATGATAAAAAAACAGAAGGATCTGACCACATAGTTGAAGGGTTAAAGGATCAGGTAACTTGTGCAAAAACTGAGTTGCCTGAAGACTCACTTGAATTTAAGCAACTGGTAAATAAGTTCTTCCTATATTCCACCAAAAAGTTGAGTGAGAGTGTTTCTACTCAGAAAAGGTACAAGGAGCAAGGGAGGGCTGGTGGCTTATACTGCATTGTTTGTCCCAAGAG TCAATCAAAAGAGTTCACAGATACTCGAGCCTTGGCGAAACATTGTTTTATGTCAAAAAAGTTGGGGTTGAAAGCAAAACACTTGGGTCTTCACAATGCAATATGTGTCCTAATGGGGTGGAACAATGATGCACCCCCTGAGGGAAAATTATGGGCGCCAGTGGCTGTTCCTGCCCCTACTGCTTTAGCCCAAAAAGAAGATCTTATTCTTTGGCCACCAGTGGTTGTTATACATAACTGCTCTGTTTTGGTAACTGGCCTAGATAGGCGAAAAGTCACGACTACTGAAGCTGTGGAGGACTTTCTGAGAG GTAAAGGTTATAGCGGTGGTAGAATGAAGGTTTGTTTGGGGAAGCCTGGTAATGGTAGTGTATTACTGGTGAAGTTCTTGGGCACTATTCCTGGCTTTCAGGATGCAGAAAAGCTTCATTACTACTTCATGGGAGAAGAACGTGGAAGGACAGACTTTGGAATAGCAACTTCTTCCAAGGGCAAAGGCATGAACAGAAACGTGAAGGGGGATGAAGTTGAGGAACTTTTGCTCTATGGTTACTTGGGAATAGCGGAAGACTTGGATAAAGTTGATAATGACACCAAAAGAAAATGTTTAATCAAGAGTAAAAAGGAGATTCATGATTTTGTAGATGCTCCTGTCAACCCTGTTGAGGGAGATTAA
- the LOC107794194 gene encoding pleiotropic drug resistance protein 2-like: MAASMRENELVRSMSKKASFGSASRKGSWASASIRDAFGAPGVDVFAKSGRQDDEDELKWAAIERLPTYDRMRKGILKQVLDNGKVVHEQVDVAHMGMQEKKQLMESILNGIDEDNERFLLRLKDRIERVGIDIPRIEIRFEHLSIEGDAYVGSRALPTLWNSTINSLEGILGLLRLSPSKKKSIKILDDISGIVKSSRMTLLLGPPASGKTTLLKALAGKLEQDLRVKGKISHCGHELKEFIPQRTCAYICQHDLHHGEMTVRETLDFSGRCLGVGARYELLAELSRREKDSGIKPDPEIDAFMKAISVAGQKTNLVTDSILKILGLDICSDTMVGDEMRRGISGGQKKRVTTGEMLVGPAKVFLMDEISTGLDSSTTFQIVKYMRQMVHIMNVTMIISLLQPAPETFNLFDDIILLSEGKIVYQGPREEVLEFFESVGFKCPERKGVADFLQEVTSKKDQEQYWSKKNVPYQYVSVPDFVEHFQSFHIGLKLFGEVQVPYDRSRTHPAALVKEKYGISNKELFKACLSREWLLMKRNSFVYIFKTVQITIMAIFTFTVFFRTKMKHGEAEDGGKFYGALFFSLLNVMFNGMAELAMTIFRLPVFFKQRDALVYPAWAFALPIWLLRIPVSLMESGIWILLTYYTVGFAPAADRFFRQYLAYVGIHQMALGLFRFIAALGRTQVVANTLGTFTLLSVFVLGGFIIAKDDLQPWMKWAYYLSPMSYGQNAIVLVEFLDKRWNKPNEDPSFPGKTVGIELLKARGMFTDDIWYWICVIALFAFSLFFNLCFVAALTYLKPLGDTKSIMVNEEHSQYKEKKMKVIPDEGKNTSEDVKSNGADSATNKKGMVLPFQPLSLSFEHVNYYVDMPAEMKSQGIEEMRLQLLRDVSGAFRPGVLTALMGVSGAGKTTLMDVLAGRKTGGYIEGNICVSGYPKIQETFARVSGYCEQNDIHSPHVTVYESLLYSAWLRLPSDVNNETRMMFVEEVMELVELTLLRNSLVGLPGVDGLSTEQRKRLTIAVELVANPSIIFMDEPTSGLDARAAAIVMRAVRNTVDTGRTVVCTIHQPSIDIFESFDELFLMKRGGQVIYAGPLGRNSQHLREYFESVPGVNKIKDGYNPATWMLEVSAASVETQLGVNFAEILTNSDLYRRNEELIKQLSTSAPGSKDLYFPTKYSQPLLTQFKACFWKQHWSYWRNPQYNVIRFFMTTVIGIIFGVVFWGKGGKFEKQQDLSNLMGAMYAAVLFLGGTNTSAVQSVVAIERTVFYRERAAGMFSALPYAFAQVTVETIYVGIQTFLYSLILYSMIGFEWQADKFFWFYYYVFMCFVYFTLYGMMLVALTPNYQIAAIVMSFFLSFWNLFSGFLIPRMQIPIWWRWYYWGSPVAWTIYGLITSQLGDKTEPVHVPSHDNAPSYLPLKDYLKEYLGYDFDFLGAVAAAHLGWVLLFFTVFVYAIRVLNFQKR, from the exons ATGGCTGCATCAATGAGGGAAAATGAGCTAGTGAGGTCAATGAGCAAAAAGGCAAGTTTTGGATCAGCAAGTAGAAAAGGATCATGGGCTTCAGCAAGTATTCGCGACGCGTTTGGTGCACCAGGAGTGGATGTTTTCGCGAAAAGTGGGAGGCAAGATGATGAAGATGAACTTAAATGGGCTGCAATTGAAAGGCTTCCAACTTATGATAGAATGAGGAAAGGAATTTTAAAGCAAGTATTGGATAATGGAAAAGTTGTTCATGAACAAGTTGATGTAGCACATATGGGAATGCAAGAAAAGAAGCAACTTATGGAGAGTATATTAAATGGTATTGAtgaagacaatgagagattcctTCTCAGGCTTAAAGATCGTATCGAAAG GGTTGGGATAGACattccaagaattgaaatcagGTTTGAGCATTTGTCAATTGAAGGAGATGCATATGTTGGCAGTAGAGCACTTCCAACACTATGGAATTCAACCATCAATTCATTAGAG GGAATTCTTGGTCTTTTGAGGCTTTCGCCGTCTAAGAAGAAATCTATCAAAATACTGGATGACATTTCTGGAATTGTAAAATCATCAAG GATGACACTGCTTCTTGGACCTCCAGCCTCTGGCAAAACTACATTGTTGAAGGCACTTGCAGGAAAACTGGAGCAAGATCTTAGG GTAAAGGGAAAGATCAGTCACTGCGGTCACGAACTCAAAGAGTTCATACCTCAGAGAACTTGTGCTTATATCTGCCAACATGATCTTCATCAtggtgagatgacagtaagagaGACATTAGACTTCTCGGGTCGCTGCTTGGGAGTTGGTGCCAGATATGAACTGCTAGCAGAGCTCTCGAGACGAGAAAAAGATTCAGGAATCAAACCGGATCCTGAGATAGATGCATTCATGAAAGCCATATCAGTAGCTGGACAAAAGACCAATTTGGTCACTGACTCTATTCTCAAG ATACTTGGATTGGATATTTGTTCTGATACAATGGTGGGTGATGAAATGAGAAGAGGTATTTCTGGTGGGCAAAAGAAGCGTGTAACGACAG GAGAAATGTTGGTTGGGCCTGCGAAAGTTTTCTTGATGGATGAAATCTCGACTGGTCTTGACAGTTCAACAACATTTCAAATTGTCAAATATATGAGACAGATGGTTCATATTATGAATGTGACAATGATAATATCTCTACTTCAGCCAGCCCCGGAAACCTTTAATCTATTTGATGACATTATCTTGCTTTCAGAAGGGAAAATTGTCTACCAAGGTCCACGTGAAGAGGTTCTTGAGTTCTTCGAAAGTGTTGGATTTAAATGTCCTGAAAGGAAAGGAGTTGCGGATTTTCTTCAAGAGGTTACTTCCAAGAAAGATCAAGAACAATACTGGTCCAAAAAGAATGTTCCTTATCAATATGTATCAGTACCTGACTTTGTTGAGCACTTCCAATCTTTCCATATCGGCCTAAAGCTTTTCGGTGAAGTTCAAGTTCCTTATGACAGAAGTAGAACCCACCCTGCAGCATTGGTGAAAGAAAAATATGGTATCTCTAACAAAGAACTTTTCAAGGCATGCTTGTCAAGGGAGTGGTTGCTGATGAAACGAAACTCCTTCGTCTACATTTTCAAGACTGTTCAGATCACAATCATGGCTATCTTTACATTCACTGTATTCTTTAGAACGAAAATGAAGCACGGTGAAGCAGAAGATGGAGGAAAATTTTATGGTGCTCTGTTTTTCAGCCTTCTCAACGTGATGTTCAATGGCATGGCTGAGCTTGCAATGACTATCTTCAGGCTACCTGTCTTTTTTAAACAGAGAGATGCTTTGGTTTACCCAGCTTGGGCTTTTGCTCTTCCAATTTGGCTCCTTAGGATCCCCGTCTCGCTGATGGAATCAGGAATATGGATCCTTCTCACATACTACACTGTTGGATTTGCACCTGCAGCTGATAG GTTTTTCCGGCAGTACTTGGCCTATGTTGGTATTCACCAGATGGCGTTGGGACTCTTCCGTTTCATTGCAGCGCTTGGAAGAACACAAGTTGTGGCCAACACCCTTGGTACCTTCACATTGTTGTCAGTTTTTGTCCTTGGTGGATTTATCATTGCCAAAG ATGACCTCCAACCTTGGATGAAATGGGCCTATTACCTTTCCCCTATGTCATATGGACAGAACGCTATAGTTCTTGTTGAATTTCTTGACAAAAGATGGAACAAG CCCAATGAGGATCCAAGCTTTCCAGGAAAAACAGTTGGAATAGAGCTTCTTAAAGCCAGAGGGATGTTTACAGATGACATTTGGTACTGGATTTGTGTCATTGCACTTTTCGCGTTCTCATTGTTTTTCAACCTTTGCTTCGTTGCAGCACTCACGTACTTAAAAC CTCTTGGAGATACTAAATCTATTATGGTGAATGAAGAACACAGTCAATACAAGGAAAAGAAGATGAAAGTAATACCAGATGAAG GAAAGAACACTTCAGAAGATGTAAAATCAAATGGTGCAGATAGTGCAACCAACAAAAAAGGCATGGTTCTGCCATTCCAGCCTTTGTCCCTTTCATTTGAACATGTGAATTACTATGTCGATATGCCTGCT GAAATGAAAAGTCAAGGAATTGAAGAAATGCGACTCCAGCTTCTACGAGATGTGAGTGGTGCCTTTAGACCAGGTGTGCTAACAGCATTAATGGGTGTGAGTGGTGCTGGAAAGACTACTTTGATGGATGTTTTAGCTGGAAGGAAAACTGGTGGATACATTGAAGGGAATATCTGTGTTTCTGGTTATCCAAAGATCCAAGAAACCTTCGCTCGAGTTAGTGGCTACTGTGAACAAAATGACATTCATTCTCCACATGTCACTGTTTATGAATCTCTTCTATATTCTGCCTGGTTGCGTCTTCCTTCAGATGTCAACAACGAAACTCGAATG ATGTTTGTGGAGGAAGTGATGGAGTTGGTTGAGCTTACATTATTGAGAAACTCTCTAGTTGGACTTCCAGGAGTTGATGGTTTATCGACTGAACAAAGAAAGCGGCTTACTATAGCCGTGGAGTTGGTTGCTAATCCTTCGATCATCTTCATGGATGAGCCTACGTCGGGTCTGGATGCTCGAGCTGCTGCAATTGTAATGAGAGCTGTAAGGAACACTGTGGATACAGGGAGAACTGTAGTTTGCACAATTCATCAACCAAGTATTGACATATTTGAATCATTTGATGAG TTATTCTTGATGAAGAGAGGAGGACAAGTCATTTATGCTGGACCCCTCGGTCGCAATTCTCAGCACTTGAGAGAGTATTTTGAA TCTGTTCCTGGGGTTAACAAGATCAAAGATGGATATAATCCTGCTACTTGGATGCTTGAGGTCAGCGCTGCATCCGTTGAGACTCAACTTGGTGTAAACTTTGCAGAAATATTAACCAACTCTGATCTGTACAG GAGAAATGAAGAACTGATTAAGCAACTTAGTACTTCAGCACCAGGATCTAAGGACCTGTATTTCCCTACCAAGTACTCTCAGCCCCTATTGACTCAATTCAAGGCATGTTTCTGGAAACAACATTGGTCTTATTGGAGGAATCCACAGTACAATGTCATCAGATTTTTCATGACAACAGTCATCGGAATTATTTTTGGCGTCGTTTTCTGGGGCAAAGGAGGAAAATT CGAAAAACAACAGGACCTTTCAAATCTAATGGGAGCAATGTATGCTGCTGTTCTGTTTCTTGGAGGAACAAACACTTCTGCTGTTCAATCTGTTGTGGCTATTGAGAGAACAGTCTTCTATCGCGAAAGAGCAGCAGGGATGTTTTCAGCTTTGCCATATGCTTTTGCTCAG GTGACTGTGGAAACAATCTATGTCGGAATCCAAACTTTCCTTTACAGCCTAATTCTTTACTCAATGATTGGATTTGAGTGGCAAGCTGACAAGTTCTTCTGGTTCTATTACTACGTGTTCATGTGCTTCGTCTACTTCACACTCTACGGAATGATGCTTGTAGCTCTCACTCCAAATTATCAGATAGCAGCAATTGTCATGTCTTTCTTCCTTAGCTTCTGGAACCTCTTCTCTGGTTTCCTCATTCCTAGGATG CAAATTCCAATATGGTGGAGGTGGTACTACTGGGGTTCACCAGTTGCATGGACAATATATGGTCTCATTACATCTCAATTGGGAGACAAAACAGAACCTGTTCATGTTCCTAGTCATGATAATGCCCCTAGTTATCTTCCATTGAAGGATTACCTCAAGGAATATCTTGGTTATGATTTTGACTTTCTTGGTGCAGTTGCTGCAGCACATCTTGGTTGGGTGCTTCTATTCTTCACTGTCTTTGTATATGCCATCAGAGTTCTCAACTTCCAAAAGagataa